One genomic region from Rothia dentocariosa ATCC 17931 encodes:
- the gatB gene encoding Asp-tRNA(Asn)/Glu-tRNA(Gln) amidotransferase subunit GatB: MSEEVLSFEEAIEKYDPVLGFEVHVELNTNTKMFDAAPNVFGDEPNTNITPVSLGLPGVLPVVNKVAVESAIKLGLALGCDIAPISYFARKNYFYPDSPKNFQTSQHHGPIAENGKLDVELEDGTVFTVEIERAHMEEDAGKLTHVGGADGRIQGAAFSLVDYNRAGVPLIEIVTRPIVGAGERAPELARAYVAAIREIVKGLGISDARMERGNVRCDANVSLMPKGSEKFGTRSETKNVNSLRSVERAVRYEIRRHAAILERGEKIQQETRHWHEDTRETSSGRPKSDADDYRYFPEPDLVPVVPETAWVEELRASLPEPPAERRRRLKAEWGYSDEEFRDVVNAGALDVVEQTIAAGASASAARKWWMGEIARQAKQAEVELTALGIEPVTVVELETLIAEGKINDKIARKVLEYVLAGEGKPAEIVEARGLAVVSDDGALTAAVEEALAAMPDVADKIRAGKVQAAGAIVGQVMKATRGQADAARVRELILQACGVEG; encoded by the coding sequence ATGAGTGAAGAAGTCCTCAGCTTCGAAGAAGCCATCGAGAAATATGATCCGGTGCTTGGTTTTGAGGTGCACGTAGAGCTCAATACAAACACCAAAATGTTCGATGCCGCTCCGAACGTTTTCGGGGATGAACCGAACACCAATATCACCCCGGTCTCGCTTGGGCTGCCCGGTGTGCTTCCCGTGGTGAACAAGGTTGCAGTTGAATCAGCTATTAAGCTGGGTCTTGCCCTGGGATGCGATATCGCACCTATCTCGTATTTTGCGCGTAAAAACTACTTCTACCCGGACTCCCCGAAGAACTTCCAGACCTCGCAGCATCACGGTCCTATAGCTGAGAACGGCAAGCTGGATGTAGAACTCGAAGACGGAACCGTCTTTACCGTTGAGATTGAGCGCGCGCATATGGAGGAAGACGCCGGTAAGCTCACCCACGTGGGCGGCGCCGACGGGCGCATCCAGGGCGCGGCATTCTCGCTGGTGGATTACAACCGCGCCGGTGTGCCGCTAATCGAGATTGTGACCCGCCCGATTGTGGGCGCTGGCGAGCGTGCACCCGAACTGGCACGCGCCTATGTTGCGGCGATTCGTGAGATTGTCAAAGGCTTGGGTATCTCGGATGCTCGCATGGAGCGCGGTAACGTGCGATGTGACGCAAACGTTTCGCTCATGCCCAAGGGGAGCGAGAAATTCGGTACTCGTTCGGAGACGAAGAACGTTAACTCCCTGCGCTCGGTGGAACGTGCGGTACGCTATGAAATTCGCCGTCACGCTGCTATTTTGGAGCGTGGCGAGAAAATTCAGCAGGAAACCCGCCACTGGCATGAGGATACCCGCGAGACTTCATCAGGGCGCCCCAAATCTGATGCCGATGATTACCGCTACTTCCCGGAACCCGACCTGGTGCCCGTGGTACCCGAGACGGCGTGGGTTGAAGAGCTGCGTGCAAGCCTGCCCGAGCCTCCTGCGGAACGTCGCCGCCGGTTGAAGGCGGAGTGGGGATACTCAGATGAAGAGTTCCGTGACGTGGTCAATGCCGGTGCTCTTGATGTTGTTGAGCAGACTATTGCCGCTGGGGCTAGCGCATCCGCTGCCCGCAAGTGGTGGATGGGCGAGATTGCGCGCCAGGCCAAGCAGGCCGAGGTTGAGCTGACCGCGCTGGGTATTGAACCTGTAACCGTGGTGGAGCTTGAGACCCTGATCGCCGAGGGCAAGATTAACGACAAGATTGCGCGTAAGGTACTGGAGTATGTGCTCGCTGGCGAAGGTAAGCCTGCCGAGATCGTTGAGGCTCGCGGCCTTGCCGTGGTTTCTGATGACGGTGCGCTCACTGCCGCCGTTGAGGAGGCTTTGGCGGCCATGCCGGATGTTGCCGATAAGATTCGTGCCGGTAAGGTTCAGGCGGCCGGTGCGATCGTTGGCCAGGTGATGAAAGCTACCCGGGGCCAGGCGGATGCGGCTCGCGTGCGTGAGCTTATTCTGCAGGCCTGCGGCGTGGAAGGCTAA
- a CDS encoding ATP-binding cassette domain-containing protein, whose product MLTALTLILSASSVLESVIIKYLTDAVTSYDHILFAWMLAAVPTYLVVDAFLHYVRQYRAALAGVQIQNNLRAELFRRIGLSPVARLTGRSSEYYFSQFTSQLESIKTNYIDVIFWGGYLTAQLIFAIVAAFILNPFMACAVLALSLPVGLMPMLTRKRIGTVTKVYASRTDALNEVSGDALRSALGWKILGAYSFVAKRFSEELSEWYVAAQSYQRTQERVDAVNSMFTKLLYLGTWLAGGALVLLGLSSVGEVVAFAQLTGMICMPLFMSTGLLTQYYAGREIIRKINTEVPAVEDYRSGEPLTLDAITYRDVKPLGEKSAGYGVSFIFETGKKYLVIGASGSGKSTLFKPLFGNHPEYSGTIEVHEDGQTRDLREIAEQDMHASLGLLAQDSHLLHDSLRENVRLYDPSVPDVQILWACERAGLGEWVSAKGLDYMLSDDLRSLSGGEKQRILLARMLLHERSFYIVDELTTGLDHATAGRVERALFESMEGFVYITHRTVPEVLEAVDEVLVMEDGELVASGTWDDVHAAALERGLVGHP is encoded by the coding sequence ATGCTTACAGCGTTGACCCTTATCTTGTCGGCCAGTTCGGTTCTTGAGAGCGTCATCATCAAATACTTGACTGATGCGGTCACATCTTATGACCACATCCTCTTTGCGTGGATGCTTGCGGCTGTGCCCACATATCTTGTCGTTGACGCGTTTCTCCATTATGTACGCCAGTATCGTGCCGCTCTCGCTGGGGTGCAGATTCAGAATAATCTGCGTGCAGAACTGTTCCGCCGCATCGGGCTTTCTCCCGTAGCGCGGCTGACGGGCAGGAGCTCCGAATACTATTTTTCGCAGTTCACGAGTCAGCTTGAAAGCATTAAAACCAACTATATTGACGTTATTTTCTGGGGCGGATACCTCACCGCGCAGCTTATCTTCGCCATTGTGGCTGCTTTTATTCTGAACCCGTTCATGGCGTGCGCCGTTCTTGCGCTGAGCCTGCCGGTGGGTTTGATGCCGATGCTGACTCGAAAACGTATTGGTACCGTGACGAAAGTTTATGCTTCGCGGACCGACGCATTGAACGAGGTTAGCGGTGATGCTCTCCGCAGCGCTTTGGGGTGGAAGATTCTGGGCGCATACTCATTCGTGGCTAAACGCTTTTCTGAAGAATTGAGTGAATGGTACGTGGCGGCGCAGAGCTATCAGCGCACGCAGGAACGTGTAGACGCCGTCAATAGTATGTTCACGAAACTTCTGTATTTGGGAACGTGGCTTGCCGGTGGGGCGTTGGTGCTCTTGGGGCTATCGAGCGTGGGCGAGGTGGTCGCTTTTGCCCAGTTGACCGGTATGATTTGCATGCCGCTGTTTATGTCTACAGGTTTGCTGACCCAGTATTATGCAGGTCGTGAGATTATTCGCAAGATTAATACGGAAGTACCCGCTGTGGAAGATTACCGATCGGGCGAGCCTCTCACACTGGACGCGATTACCTATCGTGACGTCAAGCCGTTGGGTGAAAAGTCGGCGGGCTATGGCGTGAGTTTCATATTTGAGACGGGTAAAAAGTATCTGGTGATTGGCGCATCCGGCTCGGGCAAATCTACGCTTTTCAAACCTCTTTTTGGAAATCACCCCGAATACAGTGGAACTATTGAGGTACACGAAGATGGGCAGACGCGCGATCTGCGTGAGATTGCTGAACAGGATATGCATGCTTCCCTAGGGCTGCTTGCGCAGGACAGTCATCTGCTGCACGATAGCCTGCGCGAAAATGTTCGCCTGTATGATCCGTCGGTGCCGGATGTGCAGATTCTCTGGGCTTGTGAGCGCGCAGGTCTGGGCGAGTGGGTTTCCGCTAAGGGCCTTGATTATATGCTGAGCGACGATTTGAGATCGCTTTCTGGCGGAGAGAAACAGCGTATCTTGCTCGCACGTATGCTCTTGCACGAACGCTCTTTCTATATTGTGGATGAGCTCACCACTGGGTTGGACCACGCTACGGCGGGACGGGTTGAGCGTGCTCTTTTCGAGAGCATGGAAGGGTTTGTTTACATTACGCACCGTACGGTTCCCGAGGTTTTGGAGGCGGTCGATGAGGTACTTGTCATGGAAGACGGCGAGCTTGTAGCCTCCGGAACCTGGGATGATGTGCACGCGGCCGCCCTAGAACGCGGGCTTGTGGGACATCCCTGA
- a CDS encoding S9 family peptidase produces the protein MSDASNTTPAEEVPLVPVPKKVEHIREYHGDTFIDHYEWMRDKEDQEVLDYLNAEADYTAAVTADQQPLRERIFEEIKSRTLLTDLTVPNRIGDWWYYSRMVPGGQYPIFYRYPALHEGDEVVRYTPPVIKPGEPLEGESVVLDCNEYAKDMEFFALGVFQPSRNGKLLSISVDEKGDERYEQRFLNLETGEFLPDTIPNISGGSFFINHAQQLVYTVPDDSWRPYRVYVHDIGAGTEDHLIYEETDPTMWLGSAMSADRSSIVLSSGNSEFTEVSLVPIADPKSTPRVIIPRDARIEYQAEPITIAGETHLLIQHDYKALNSELVLADMPKEGESLEEYSKRWVPVIRHSENVRLEGFTLSATHLVVTARADTTTRLFLAPREQLPVQWRRKKPAGITFMEPAGFDEELYTAGVLRAENYSPVIRIAYTSFLTPRRVYDYFPMSQTLLLRRETPVLGGYQREDYRAYRDWAPAADGTLIPISVIHRADLDLTQPHPVLQYAYGSYEISMDPMFSIPTLSILDRGVVYVIAHIRGGGEMGRTWYLNGKKLHKKNSFTDFVDVTDYLATKPWADPARIACYGGSAGGLLMGAVLNLAPEKYAVSIAQVPFVDALTTILDPDLPLSALEWEEWGNPIEDKEVYEYMKSYTPYENIRPVRYPAIAAVTSLHDTRVFYVEPAKWIAKLRETIDPSSPTPLLKIDMTGGHGGGSGRYTRWREIAWDYAFILTHLGITK, from the coding sequence ATGAGCGACGCATCGAACACCACACCGGCAGAAGAAGTTCCCCTCGTTCCCGTCCCTAAAAAGGTTGAACATATTCGTGAGTATCACGGCGATACTTTTATCGACCATTACGAGTGGATGCGCGATAAAGAAGACCAGGAAGTCCTCGACTACCTGAACGCGGAGGCAGACTACACTGCCGCCGTCACAGCGGATCAGCAGCCTCTACGCGAGCGCATCTTTGAAGAGATCAAGTCCCGCACCCTGCTCACAGATTTGACGGTTCCGAATCGCATCGGCGATTGGTGGTATTACAGCCGCATGGTTCCCGGCGGTCAGTACCCGATTTTCTACCGTTACCCTGCCCTGCATGAGGGCGACGAGGTGGTGCGCTACACTCCCCCGGTTATTAAGCCCGGCGAGCCGCTGGAAGGCGAATCGGTGGTGCTTGACTGCAATGAGTATGCCAAAGACATGGAGTTCTTCGCACTCGGTGTGTTCCAGCCTTCGCGTAACGGTAAACTCCTGAGCATTTCGGTTGATGAGAAAGGCGACGAACGTTACGAGCAGCGCTTCCTCAACCTGGAAACGGGCGAGTTCCTGCCCGATACCATCCCGAATATTAGCGGCGGGTCGTTCTTCATCAACCATGCACAGCAGCTCGTGTACACGGTGCCGGACGATTCGTGGCGTCCCTACCGCGTGTATGTGCACGATATTGGGGCGGGCACCGAAGACCACCTGATCTACGAGGAAACTGACCCCACCATGTGGCTGGGTTCAGCAATGAGCGCCGACCGTTCGTCCATCGTGCTCTCAAGCGGTAACTCCGAGTTTACCGAGGTTAGCCTGGTGCCTATTGCCGACCCGAAGAGCACGCCGCGCGTGATCATTCCGAGGGATGCACGCATTGAGTACCAGGCGGAGCCGATCACGATTGCCGGTGAAACCCATCTGCTGATTCAGCACGACTATAAGGCGCTGAACTCAGAGCTGGTGCTCGCCGATATGCCGAAAGAAGGCGAATCTTTAGAGGAATATTCGAAGCGTTGGGTTCCGGTGATTCGCCACAGCGAAAACGTTCGCCTCGAAGGGTTCACGCTCTCTGCGACCCACCTGGTGGTGACCGCCCGCGCGGATACAACCACACGCCTGTTCCTTGCCCCGCGGGAGCAGCTGCCCGTGCAGTGGCGCCGCAAGAAGCCCGCAGGCATCACGTTCATGGAGCCTGCCGGGTTCGATGAGGAACTGTACACCGCTGGCGTGCTGCGTGCCGAGAACTATTCCCCGGTTATCCGCATTGCCTACACCTCATTCCTAACTCCACGCCGCGTATACGATTACTTCCCCATGTCGCAGACCCTGCTTCTGCGCCGCGAGACCCCGGTGCTTGGCGGTTATCAGCGTGAGGATTATCGTGCCTACCGTGACTGGGCACCCGCCGCCGATGGAACCCTCATCCCCATCTCGGTGATTCACCGTGCCGATCTTGACCTGACACAGCCGCATCCGGTGCTTCAGTACGCTTACGGCTCCTATGAAATTTCGATGGACCCCATGTTCTCCATCCCCACGTTGTCTATTTTGGACCGCGGAGTGGTGTACGTGATTGCGCATATTCGCGGTGGTGGCGAGATGGGGCGCACCTGGTACCTCAACGGCAAGAAGCTTCACAAGAAGAACTCATTCACTGATTTTGTGGATGTCACCGATTACCTGGCGACCAAGCCATGGGCGGATCCTGCGCGTATCGCCTGCTACGGTGGTTCTGCGGGCGGGTTGCTCATGGGTGCCGTGCTGAACCTGGCTCCTGAGAAATATGCAGTCTCAATTGCCCAGGTTCCCTTCGTGGATGCGCTCACCACCATCCTTGACCCTGACCTGCCGCTTTCTGCTTTGGAATGGGAAGAATGGGGCAACCCCATTGAAGATAAGGAAGTGTACGAGTACATGAAGTCCTACACCCCCTACGAGAACATTCGCCCCGTGCGCTACCCCGCTATCGCGGCGGTGACCAGCCTGCACGATACGCGCGTGTTCTATGTGGAACCCGCCAAATGGATTGCAAAACTGCGCGAAACCATCGACCCGTCATCCCCCACCCCGCTGTTGAAGATCGATATGACCGGCGGACATGGAGGGGGCTCCGGGCGGTATACCCGCTGGCGTGAGATCGCGTGGGACTACGCCTTCATCCTCACACACCTAGGGATTACCAAATAA
- a CDS encoding Abi family protein, whose amino-acid sequence MSIEDDIAQQWLSNISYYRLSAYWYPNRIITKNSDGQICRGDLFMPRTSFEDVIALYEADRKLRTLIHDGIERIEVALRARIGELLVSEGSLSYRNKIIFRPNFKHEEWLETADKRVSRAMRRNESIKHYADQYGGQYPFWVLADVLDFSDISKLYEGLKTTDQYKLAEDLGVNIDLNLLSANLRRKTLRSHPLVRWFEQLSIVRNTCAHHGRLWNKSFTPASTNALRTVHGLSTLPDGQSGRIYGTLVLMAFLLRTISPNSSWQGKIVNLLEDKFIPNPIVSMKSMGLPNSWSGSLL is encoded by the coding sequence ATGAGCATCGAAGATGATATAGCTCAGCAGTGGCTAAGTAATATCTCTTATTACCGTTTGTCAGCGTATTGGTATCCGAATCGAATTATAACTAAAAATTCTGATGGACAAATATGTAGAGGTGACCTGTTTATGCCCAGAACCTCGTTTGAAGATGTTATAGCTCTTTACGAGGCTGATCGTAAGCTTCGTACGCTTATTCATGATGGTATCGAACGTATTGAAGTAGCTTTACGAGCTCGTATTGGTGAGTTGTTAGTTTCTGAAGGATCACTAAGTTATCGTAATAAGATTATATTTCGGCCTAATTTTAAACATGAAGAATGGCTAGAAACTGCTGATAAACGCGTTTCTCGTGCTATGCGACGTAATGAATCTATTAAGCATTATGCAGATCAATATGGTGGTCAATACCCTTTTTGGGTTCTTGCTGATGTCCTTGATTTTTCTGATATTTCAAAGCTTTATGAAGGGTTGAAAACAACTGATCAATATAAATTGGCGGAAGATTTAGGCGTGAATATTGACCTAAATCTGCTGTCCGCAAACCTGCGGAGGAAAACACTTCGCAGTCATCCACTTGTACGCTGGTTTGAGCAGCTATCCATTGTGAGGAATACATGTGCTCATCATGGAAGACTCTGGAATAAGTCTTTTACCCCTGCCTCTACCAATGCTTTGCGTACGGTACATGGGCTTTCTACTTTACCTGACGGGCAAAGTGGACGGATCTATGGAACTCTTGTCCTTATGGCATTTTTGTTGCGAACTATATCCCCTAATTCATCGTGGCAAGGAAAAATTGTTAATCTTCTTGAGGATAAATTTATACCGAATCCAATAGTATCCATGAAAAGCATGGGTTTGCCGAATAGTTGGTCCGGCTCCCTTTTATAG
- a CDS encoding SDR family NAD(P)-dependent oxidoreductase — translation MAQIALVTGASRGIGKATAVRVVKLGYHVIAQHRAGNPDFSEVEAAASERGVKVTPVQADFSDPQSVSALLTHVKDALGGDTLDVAVLNAGVGTQGTFQELNGEALRSLLQINTVAPYELAAGLVPLMSAPGGRYIFTGSVLTRYAFPAMTGYGMSKIALEYLVRNMAVELGPQGITVNLVAPGVVDTDINAAWLRDNAEAAEFVKSGNAMKKVTQPEDVAEVIGLLTQNASQTITGQIIDVSMGDKL, via the coding sequence ATGGCACAGATTGCTCTCGTCACCGGCGCAAGCCGCGGTATTGGTAAGGCGACCGCAGTTCGGGTGGTGAAGCTGGGGTATCACGTGATTGCGCAGCACCGTGCGGGAAACCCGGACTTTAGCGAGGTAGAGGCTGCCGCATCCGAGCGCGGGGTAAAAGTAACACCCGTACAGGCTGATTTCTCAGACCCGCAGTCCGTTTCTGCCCTCTTAACTCACGTGAAGGATGCGCTGGGTGGGGATACCCTCGACGTTGCTGTGCTCAACGCAGGTGTTGGTACGCAGGGAACCTTCCAGGAGCTCAACGGAGAGGCTCTGCGCAGTCTGCTGCAGATCAATACGGTTGCCCCCTACGAACTTGCTGCCGGGCTGGTGCCGCTTATGAGCGCACCGGGCGGGCGTTATATTTTCACCGGGTCGGTGCTGACTCGCTACGCGTTCCCTGCCATGACGGGCTACGGCATGAGTAAGATTGCACTGGAGTACCTGGTGCGTAATATGGCGGTTGAGCTTGGACCTCAGGGGATTACGGTGAACCTTGTGGCGCCCGGCGTGGTCGATACTGACATTAACGCCGCCTGGCTGCGCGATAATGCGGAGGCAGCCGAATTCGTGAAATCCGGCAACGCGATGAAGAAGGTTACCCAGCCTGAGGACGTAGCAGAAGTAATTGGTCTGCTGACTCAGAACGCATCGCAAACAATTACCGGGCAGATTATTGACGTCTCGATGGGCGATAAGCTCTAA
- a CDS encoding SRPBCC domain-containing protein, with amino-acid sequence MSTADNPNTPPRPQRIISSVIIQNTPPQRVWEAITQPEFTSQYFFGSRVEITKNEPGRLRYLSPDGKEVWGDGAILESDPPRLLVVEWRSLYLPDAAHEPASRVTWQLEPWTDGATKLTVTHDRLEDSPVTAQNVASPRGWSFVLAGLKRVLETGE; translated from the coding sequence ATGAGCACCGCCGATAACCCAAACACTCCCCCACGTCCCCAGAGGATTATCAGCTCGGTAATTATTCAAAACACCCCGCCGCAGCGCGTGTGGGAAGCAATTACCCAGCCCGAATTCACTTCCCAGTATTTCTTTGGCTCACGAGTTGAAATCACCAAGAACGAGCCGGGTCGCCTGCGCTACCTTTCCCCAGATGGGAAGGAAGTTTGGGGAGACGGCGCGATTCTGGAGTCTGACCCACCGCGGCTTCTCGTCGTAGAGTGGCGCTCGCTTTATCTTCCCGATGCGGCACACGAACCGGCAAGCCGCGTTACCTGGCAGCTTGAGCCGTGGACGGATGGTGCCACGAAACTCACGGTCACCCACGACCGCCTAGAAGACTCTCCCGTTACGGCGCAGAATGTGGCCTCGCCCCGGGGCTGGTCGTTTGTGCTGGCGGGCCTCAAACGAGTTCTGGAAACTGGCGAATAA
- a CDS encoding ArsR/SmtB family transcription factor, with product MDDDAVFKALADPTRRKLLDKLYTTGGLTQGQLEEGLGMTRFGVAKHLSILEEANLVITQRSGRQKLHYLNAVPIRRIHDRWIDKYTAHQSSALLDLQKNLEEEES from the coding sequence ATGGATGATGATGCAGTTTTCAAAGCTCTCGCAGACCCCACCCGCAGAAAGCTGCTCGATAAGCTCTACACTACCGGCGGCCTCACTCAGGGACAGCTTGAAGAAGGTTTGGGAATGACTCGCTTCGGAGTGGCCAAGCATCTGAGCATCCTCGAAGAAGCAAACCTTGTGATCACACAGCGCTCAGGCCGCCAAAAGCTCCACTACCTCAACGCTGTGCCGATTCGCCGCATCCACGACCGTTGGATCGATAAATACACCGCCCACCAAAGTTCAGCACTTCTTGACCTGCAGAAGAATTTAGAGGAGGAAGAATCATGA
- a CDS encoding ABC transporter ATP-binding protein — translation MSTILDAAQLCRTFGKGEHVFTAVDNVSLSISSGEIHALLGPNGAGKTTIVQMCATLLTPTSGTVRIDGVDALAHPQRARASLGLALGGDTGFYPRASARDNLLFFADLAGVSARKRRTQVASALERVDLADVAAKKVQEFSRGMKQRLHIARALLGEPKLLLLDEPTNGLDPDISLTIRQLIRSLADDGTAILLTSHLLGEIEELAHRVTVIGAGRMAVSGTVADITTHAGISASTVGRVGANAGAVLQELARSLSDAGTLLLTPHGSEWEITVYWNERSVSEEPHPFSNERAEALLTRILTEREVQMLTPLYTRPATLEEAYLAMAEGLKR, via the coding sequence ATGTCTACAATTCTTGACGCGGCACAGCTATGCCGCACCTTTGGCAAAGGTGAACACGTTTTCACCGCTGTCGATAATGTTTCGCTCAGTATAAGCTCCGGCGAAATTCATGCTCTGCTCGGTCCCAACGGAGCTGGGAAAACAACAATTGTACAGATGTGCGCAACACTGTTGACTCCCACAAGCGGTACCGTTCGCATCGACGGGGTGGATGCGCTTGCACACCCCCAGCGTGCGCGTGCATCCCTGGGACTTGCGCTCGGCGGGGATACCGGGTTCTATCCGCGAGCATCCGCCCGCGATAATCTTCTCTTCTTCGCCGACCTTGCCGGGGTTAGCGCGCGCAAACGCCGCACCCAGGTGGCGAGCGCTTTGGAACGGGTCGATCTTGCAGATGTCGCCGCGAAGAAAGTACAAGAGTTTTCCCGCGGCATGAAACAACGTCTGCACATCGCGCGGGCACTGCTGGGCGAGCCAAAACTGCTGCTTTTGGATGAGCCGACGAACGGGCTTGACCCAGATATTTCGCTGACAATACGCCAGCTAATTCGCTCCCTCGCTGACGACGGCACCGCCATTTTACTCACGAGCCATCTGCTGGGCGAGATTGAGGAGTTAGCGCATCGGGTCACGGTCATCGGTGCCGGTCGCATGGCGGTTTCGGGCACGGTAGCGGATATTACTACGCACGCCGGAATCTCCGCTAGCACTGTCGGGCGTGTGGGTGCGAATGCCGGGGCGGTGCTTCAAGAACTTGCCCGATCTTTGAGCGATGCGGGAACACTGTTGCTAACCCCGCACGGTAGCGAGTGGGAGATCACCGTGTACTGGAATGAACGTTCTGTTTCGGAAGAGCCGCACCCCTTCAGTAACGAACGCGCCGAGGCTCTGCTGACCCGTATTCTCACTGAGCGTGAGGTTCAGATGCTCACACCGCTGTATACTCGCCCAGCCACCCTCGAAGAGGCATATCTGGCTATGGCGGAAGGATTGAAACGATGA
- a CDS encoding bifunctional o-acetylhomoserine/o-acetylserine sulfhydrylase, with the protein MSNTTVPTPANPAGWKFETRQIHAGQAPDAATGARALPIYQTTSFVFENAEQAANRFALAELGPIYTRLNNPTQEVIENRIASLEGGVGALLLASGQAAITYAILNIAGAGDHIVASPSIYGGTYNLLKYTLADLGVETTFVENPDDLQQWRDAVRPNTKLFYGETVPNPRNDVLDIEPIAQIAHDNGVPLIVDNTVPTPYLVRPIEFGADVVIHSATKYLGGHGTSIGGVIVDSGNFDYGANPEKFPKFNEPAPGYHGLVYARDLGKDSAFGANLSYILKARVSLLRDTGAAISPTNAFNIGIGLETLSLRIERHIENATKVANWLEEHPLVDQVIWAGLPSSPWYERAQKYLPKGPGAVVGFTLKDADLEQTRTFVDALQLHSNVANIGDVRSLVIHPASTTHSQLSEEELEAIGVSKNFVRLSVGIENIDDIIADLELGFATLNA; encoded by the coding sequence ATGAGCAACACTACAGTCCCGACTCCCGCCAACCCCGCCGGTTGGAAATTTGAAACCCGCCAGATTCACGCGGGGCAGGCACCGGATGCCGCAACGGGAGCTCGGGCGTTACCTATCTACCAGACCACCTCGTTCGTTTTCGAGAACGCAGAACAGGCCGCTAACCGTTTCGCTCTAGCTGAGCTTGGGCCTATCTATACCCGTTTGAACAACCCCACCCAAGAGGTTATTGAAAACCGCATCGCATCCCTTGAAGGGGGAGTAGGGGCGCTTTTGCTGGCCTCAGGCCAAGCGGCTATTACCTATGCGATTCTCAACATTGCGGGTGCGGGCGACCATATCGTGGCTTCCCCATCGATTTATGGGGGAACCTACAACCTACTTAAATACACGCTTGCCGACCTCGGCGTTGAAACTACGTTTGTTGAAAACCCGGACGACCTGCAGCAATGGCGCGATGCGGTTCGCCCCAACACGAAACTCTTCTACGGAGAAACCGTACCTAACCCCCGGAACGATGTGCTCGACATCGAGCCTATCGCCCAGATCGCCCACGACAATGGCGTTCCCCTAATCGTCGATAACACTGTTCCCACTCCTTACCTTGTGCGCCCCATCGAATTTGGTGCGGATGTGGTAATCCATTCCGCCACGAAATATCTGGGTGGGCACGGCACCTCAATCGGCGGCGTTATCGTGGACTCCGGGAATTTTGACTACGGAGCCAATCCCGAAAAGTTCCCCAAGTTCAACGAGCCAGCACCTGGCTACCATGGTCTAGTTTATGCCCGTGACTTGGGCAAAGACTCCGCCTTCGGTGCGAACCTTTCCTATATTCTCAAGGCGCGAGTTTCGCTTCTGCGCGACACCGGGGCGGCGATCTCTCCAACCAACGCCTTCAACATTGGTATCGGTCTAGAGACCCTTTCGTTGCGCATCGAACGCCATATCGAGAACGCTACTAAAGTCGCAAACTGGCTGGAGGAGCACCCGCTGGTCGATCAGGTGATCTGGGCCGGTCTGCCTTCCTCGCCCTGGTACGAGCGAGCCCAGAAGTACCTGCCGAAGGGGCCGGGCGCTGTTGTGGGATTCACCCTCAAAGACGCCGACTTGGAACAGACCCGCACCTTTGTGGACGCCCTGCAGCTGCACTCCAATGTAGCGAATATCGGCGATGTACGCTCGCTCGTGATTCATCCCGCATCCACCACTCACTCGCAGCTTTCTGAAGAAGAGCTAGAGGCAATCGGTGTGAGCAAAAACTTTGTGCGCCTCTCGGTAGGTATCGAAAATATTGACGACATTATCGCAGACCTTGAATTGGGCTTTGCAACTCTGAACGCCTAA